Proteins from a genomic interval of Euleptes europaea isolate rEulEur1 chromosome 18, rEulEur1.hap1, whole genome shotgun sequence:
- the LOC130489699 gene encoding histone H2A-IV, translating into MSGRGKQGGKARAKAKTRSSRAGLQFPVGRVHRLLRKGNYAERVGAGAPVYLAAVLEYLTAEILELAGNAARDNKKTRIIPRHLQLAIRNDEELNKLLGKVTIAQGGVLPNIQAVLLPKKTESHKAKAK; encoded by the coding sequence ATGTCGGGACGCGGCAAGCAGGGCGGCAAGGCGCGGGCCAAGGCGAAGACGCGCTCGTCGCGGGCCGGGCTGCAGTTCCCGGTGGGCCGCGTGCACCGGCTGCTGCGCAAGGGCAACTACGCCGAGCGGGTGGGGGCCGGCGCGCCGGTCTACCTGGCGGCCGTGCTGGAGTACCTGACGGCCGAGATCCTGGAGCTGGCGGGCAACGCGGCGCGCGACAACAAGAAGACGCGCATCATCCCCCGCCACCTGCAGCTGGCCATCCGCAACGACGAGGAGCTCAACAAGCTGCTGGGCAAAGTCACCATCGCCCAGGGCGGCGTCCTGCCCAACATCCAGGCCGTCCTGCTGCCCAAGAAGACCGAGAGCCACAAGGCCAAGGCCAAGTAA
- the LOC130489702 gene encoding histone H2B 1/2/3/4/6-like, translated as MPEPAKSAPAAKKGSKKAVTKTQKKGDKKRKKSRKESYSIYVYKVLKQVHPDTGISSKAMSIMNSFVNDIFERIAGEASRLAHYNKRSTITSREIQTAVRLLLPGELAKHAVSEGTKAVTKYTSSK; from the coding sequence ATGCCTGAGCCAGCCAAGTCCGCGCCTGCGGCCAAGAAGGGCTCCAAGAAAGCCGTGACCAAGACGCAGAAGAAGGGGGACAAGAAGCGCAAGAAGAGCCGCAAGGAGAGCTACTCCATCTACGTGTACAAGGTGCTGAAGCAGGTGCACCCGGACACCGGCATCTCCTCCAAGGCCATGAGCATCATGAACTCCTTCGTCAACGACATCTTCGAGCGCATCGCCGGCGAGGCCTCCCGCCTGGCCCACTACAACAAGCGCTCCACCATCACCTCCCGCGAGATCCAGACCGCCGTGCGCCTCCTGCTGCCGGGCGAGCTGGCCAAGCACGCCGTCTCCGAGGGCACCAAGGCCGTCACCAAGTACACCAGCTCCAAATAA
- the LOC130490261 gene encoding histone H4 → MSGRGKGGKGLGKGGAKRHRKVLRDNIQGITKPAIRRLARRGGVKRISGLIYEETRGVLKVFLENVIRDAVTYTEHAKRKTVTAMDVVYALKRQGRTLYGFGG, encoded by the coding sequence ATGTCTGGACGTGGCAAAGGAGGGAaaggcctggggaagggaggcgcCAAGAGGCACCGCAAAGTCCTCCGGGATAACATCCAGGGCATCACCAAGCCCGCCATCCGCCGCCTGGCTCGCCGCGGGGGAGTGAAGCGCATCTCGGGGCTGATCTACGAGGAGACCCGCGGGGTGCTGAAGGTCTTCCTGGAGAATGTGATCCGCGACGCCGTCACCTACACCGAGCACGCCAAGAGGAAGACGGTCACCGCCATGGACGTGGTCTACGCCCTCAAGCGCCAGGGACGCACCCTCTACGGCTTCGGgggctga
- the LOC130489700 gene encoding histone H2A type 2-C-like: MSGRGKQGGKARAKAKTRSSRAGLQFPVGRVHRLLRKGNYAERVGAGAPVYLAAVLEYLTAEILELAGNAARDNKKTRIIPRHLQLAIRNDEELNKLLGKVTIAQGGVLPNIQAVLLPKKTESHKAKGK, encoded by the coding sequence ATGTCGGGACGCGGCAAGCAGGGCGGCAAGGCGCGGGCCAAGGCGAAGACGCGCTCGTCGCGGGCCGGGCTGCAGTTCCCGGTGGGCCGCGTGCACCGGCTGCTGCGCAAGGGCAACTACGCCGAGCGGGTGGGGGCCGGCGCGCCGGTCTACCTGGCGGCCGTGCTGGAGTACCTGACGGCCGAGATCCTGGAGCTGGCGGGCAACGCGGCGCGCGACAACAAGAAGACGCGCATCATCCCCCGCCACCTGCAGCTGGCCATCCGCAACGACGAGGAGCTCAACAAGCTGCTGGGGAAAGTCACCATCGCCCAGGGCGGCGTCCTGCCCAACATCCAGGCCGTCCTGCTGCCCAAGAAGACCGAGAGCCACAAGGCCAAAGGGAAATAA